In the Nicotiana tabacum cultivar K326 chromosome 16, ASM71507v2, whole genome shotgun sequence genome, one interval contains:
- the LOC142170652 gene encoding small ribosomal subunit protein eS7-like: MLRMKFKPTSYLLSGQVIPAHSQICPPLPNTQRSVKMYTSRQKIHKDKDAEPSEFEESVAQALFDLENTNQELKSELKDLYINSAAQIDVSGSRKAVVIHVPYRLRKAFRKVHVRLVRELEKKFSGKDVIFIATRRIVRPPKRGSAAQRPRSRTLTSVHDAILEDLVVPAEIVGKRTRYRIDGSKIMKVFLDPKERNNTEYKLETFSAVYRKLSGKDVVFEYPITEA; the protein is encoded by the coding sequence atGTTGAGGATGAAATTTAAACCAACGAGTTATCTTCTGTCAGGGCAAGTGATTCCGGCACACTCACAGATCTGTCCGCCGTTGCCGAACACTCAGAGATCTGTGAAGATGTACACGTCAAGGCAAAAGATTCACAAAGACAAAGATGCTGAACCTTCTGAATTTGAGGAGTCCGTTGCACAGGCTTTGTTTGACTTGGAAAACACCAACCAAGAGCTGAAAAGTGAATTGAAGGATCTATACATCAATTCAGCAGCTCAAATTGATGTGTCTGGAAGTAGGAAAGCTGTTGTTATTCACGTGCCATACAGACTGAGGAAAGCTTTCCGCAAGGTTCATGTCCGGCTTGTTAGGGAGTTGGAGAAGAAATTCAGTGGAAAGGATGTGATCTTCATTGCCACAAGGAGGATAGTTAGGCCCCCCAAGAGAGGCTCTGCTGCCCAGCGACCACGCAGCAGGACTCTTACTTCTGTTCACGATGCTATATTGGAGGACTTGGTTGTACCAGCTGAGATTGTTGGGAAGCGAACTAGATATCGTATTGATGGATCCAAGATAATGAAGGTCTTCTTGGACCCCAAGGAGCGCAACAACACCGAGTACAAGCTGGAGACCTTTTCTGCAGTTTACAGGAAGCTTTCAGGCAAAGACGTCGTGTTCGAGTACCCCATCACAGAGGCTTAA